The Microlunatus antarcticus genome window below encodes:
- a CDS encoding dolichyl-phosphate-mannose--protein mannosyltransferase codes for MPADRLRGWVVTLVVTAIAFVLRLPNLAYPNKLVFDETYYAKDAYSLLKFGYERNWPENANEQITSGNVDVFQKTAEFVVHPPVGKWLIAFGEHLFGMNSFGWRVAPLVFGTLLVLVLIRLVRRVSRSTLIGGLAGLLLAVDGLAFVMSRTALLDVFVAFFTVAAVACLAADRDWFRARLAADLVRRGVPDLGRAFGPALVVRPWRLAAGVCWGLALGTKWNALYVLAAFALLSLAWDVGARRLAGAGRRANLALLRDGVPAFVSLVVVALGVYVATWAGWFATSGGYGRQWGAQHPEAGTTKAFGETFASWLHYQRDIWNFHTGDFINHAEHAYRADPWGWLIVARPIGIDAVNNIAPGTDGCAGPDNCIRVISGIGTPILWWVAVLALVVALLLWVGGRDWRYGIPVVGVAAGWLPWFQYDSRPLFFFYAIMIIPFSVMAVALVAGRILGDARSGDRRLLGGIVVGVFVAVVIANFAYLYPILTDELLPYPRWLTRMWFRSWI; via the coding sequence ATGCCGGCCGACCGGCTCCGCGGCTGGGTCGTCACCCTCGTGGTCACGGCGATCGCCTTCGTCCTGCGGCTGCCGAACCTCGCCTACCCGAACAAGCTCGTCTTCGACGAGACCTACTACGCCAAGGACGCGTACTCGCTCCTGAAGTTCGGGTACGAGCGGAACTGGCCCGAGAACGCCAACGAGCAGATCACGTCGGGCAACGTCGACGTGTTCCAGAAGACGGCCGAGTTCGTCGTGCACCCGCCCGTCGGCAAGTGGCTGATCGCGTTCGGCGAGCACCTCTTCGGGATGAACTCCTTCGGCTGGCGGGTCGCCCCGCTGGTCTTCGGCACGCTGCTCGTGCTCGTGCTGATCCGGCTCGTGCGCCGGGTGTCGCGCTCGACGCTGATCGGCGGCCTGGCCGGGCTGCTGCTCGCCGTCGACGGGCTGGCCTTCGTCATGTCCCGCACTGCGCTGCTCGACGTGTTCGTCGCCTTCTTCACGGTGGCCGCGGTCGCCTGCCTGGCCGCGGACCGCGACTGGTTCCGCGCCCGGCTCGCGGCCGACCTCGTACGCCGGGGCGTCCCCGACCTCGGGCGCGCGTTCGGTCCGGCGCTGGTCGTCCGACCGTGGCGCCTGGCCGCCGGCGTCTGCTGGGGTCTCGCGCTCGGGACCAAGTGGAACGCCCTCTACGTGCTCGCCGCCTTCGCCCTGCTGAGCCTCGCCTGGGACGTCGGTGCCCGCCGCCTCGCCGGCGCCGGTCGGCGCGCGAACCTGGCGCTCCTGCGCGACGGCGTCCCCGCGTTCGTCTCGCTCGTCGTCGTCGCCCTCGGCGTCTACGTGGCGACCTGGGCGGGCTGGTTCGCCACGTCCGGCGGCTACGGGCGGCAGTGGGGCGCGCAGCACCCCGAGGCGGGGACGACGAAGGCGTTCGGGGAGACGTTCGCGAGCTGGCTGCACTACCAGCGCGACATCTGGAACTTCCACACGGGCGACTTCATCAACCACGCCGAGCACGCCTACCGCGCCGACCCGTGGGGCTGGCTGATTGTGGCCCGGCCGATCGGGATCGACGCGGTGAACAACATCGCGCCCGGCACCGACGGCTGCGCCGGTCCGGACAACTGCATCCGGGTCATCAGCGGCATCGGCACGCCGATCCTGTGGTGGGTCGCCGTCCTCGCGCTGGTCGTCGCCCTGCTGCTCTGGGTCGGCGGGCGCGACTGGCGCTACGGCATCCCCGTCGTCGGCGTCGCCGCCGGCTGGCTGCCGTGGTTCCAGTACGACTCGCGGCCCCTCTTCTTCTTCTACGCGATCATGATCATCCCGTTCTCGGTGATGGCCGTCGCGCTCGTGGCGGGCCGGATCCTGGGTGACGCACGTTCCGGGGACCGCCGCCTGCTCGGCGGCATCGTCGTCGGCGTCTTCGTCGCCGTCGTGATCGCGAACTTCGCCTACCTCTACCCGATCCTCACCGACGAGCTCCTCCCCTACCCCCGCTGGCTGACGAGGATGTGGTTCCGCAGCTGGATCTGA